The Trichoderma asperellum chromosome 6, complete sequence region GGACCAAGTTCTCGGCCAGAGCGGCATATggagttttcttcttcttatttacCATATATCGGTTGCATAGTATGCGGTTAAATGGGGGCATAATAACAAATTCTATTGTCGATCCGGTCTCTCTGATGTTATGAAGAGAGTACATGAATTATGATTAGATGAATGATAGTTACTGCTTCGCACTACAAAGCAGAGGAGATTTGAGGGGGTGGTATGAgatattctttctttctaagGTTACACTTGAGCTGAATAATTTTATTTGCATCCATGCTGTGAGAGATCAACTTGCATTGCTCCTCTTTTGAGAACCAACAGACTTGCAGACATTTGTGACTGTTATCAACTACCCTATTATGGACGAGTGACTTTGCGGCTACTTGCAAAGAGCGGGTGGCCGGCCCCACCAAAATCCGACGCTCTGGGGAAAAAGCATTGGTCCGATCAGCCACGGCTCGAAACATCATGCGATGGCTGGTGATGCAATCGAAGACTTGTTTGCAACAAACAAAACGGCCAGCCCTTACATCCTGCACCAATCGAAACTAGATAattgcaaaaaaaagagagacccGCATGAACGATTGAGAGAGAACGACAACGAGACGTGAGccaccgaaaaaaaaaagaaaaaagaaaatactatacACAAACTACAAAAGACATCATGGGCACGTTTCAGAACAAGACATTCCGCTCGTCGGCCGACGCAGGGAAAATTGGCATGAAGTACCGAGCCCTCATGGCCAAGCACCCGTTCCTGGCTTTCGGGCTGCCCTTCATCGCAGTTATCGTGGCGGGCTCCTTCGTCCTGACGCCCGCGACGGCGATTCGATACGAGAAGCACGATCGGAGGGTGCGTCAGATGacgaaggaggaggagctgaatGTCAGGAGAGGGGCGCGAAAGGTGGACATGAAGGAGGAATACTATGTGAGtctaaatcttttttaattctatTCTGGCtttacctttttctttttggtcaTCCCCGTTTTTTGTCTTGCCCTGCATAACTGCCTGTCTTTCCATCTATTCATGCAAGGGAGGGAGAGCCGTTATGCAAGGAGAGACAGAGCGGTGCAGGCAGAAACCCGAAAATTAAGGCTAATGCAGGGTGAACGGCAGAGACTTGCTGGAAGGGACCTGGACAACtgggagcagcagagagTCAAGAGGTTGCCTGGAGAGAACGACGGCATCCTGTAAGAAGGGCTGAGACAAAGATCAGCTTGCATGTACCTATTACGGCGTCAAAAGTTCGCGTGATTTTTATCAGGCAGAGACATGCATGCATTAATGGCGTTCAAGCCACCAAAAaaacgaagaaaaaggaaaagaaagatttcAAAATGTTGCCCTGCCGCAAGCACGAAAACGAAattaccatcatcatcatcaagaacGAGTAAGAAAGAAACCAAAAAATAGGGGGAATACGCCACCGATGAGCAATGGGGGTCAAGCAAGCCTTCAAATCGATCGATTGGCTACCGAGAGTCTGGTAGAGGCCAGGGCTCAGCTGAAGCCTTCTTTCTTGGCATCTACTCAccatatttttattttaatattttccttttgttccttttcttttcttttttcaggTCGCCTCAGCGCTCAGCCCTACTCAATTATTTGTTTTTACGTCACTATCAAATCAAAGCCACAAGCTCTACCACTACTACTTTTACTAGTGACCACCAAcccaaaagaagcaaaaccaTTTCGGGACCGTATCTGTGTATGCAAGGACCAGCTTGGCTCAGAAAAACGGTCCCATACTTCTACCTACTAGCCTCTGTTGAACATGGGTCAAGGCAGGAAGGACTGAGTGAGGCCTTTGAACCCCGAGGTTGACTCATATGGATTATCAGCAGGGCTGGGATTTTTATCAAGAGAAACGCTCCACAGTCGTTGCTCCTGCCTGTTGGCAATCACCTGGACCGTGGTGTCGGTATCATCGTCTCATGGGGGGGCCTTGCAGCGTGGGATGACCCATGTGATTGCGCTCTCTGCCCTACATAAGTGAcagaatgatgatgagcacTGCGTCGGATCCTGTCAAAATAGTATATGGCGGAAGGGAAGCAAACCCATGGGATGTAAGCCTAATAGGGCGCTTTCTCCCTACCGTTGCTGGGGATAGTCATCTGCACCCCGGGTCCGAAGACCTGGACATTTATCTGTACCCCGGAAGCCCGGACCTTGCAGGTTATCTTTCGTTTTCAACACCCACTGGGCTGAGCTCTTACAAGAGGAGGGAAGGGAAGGgaaggaggggaggggggcgtGTACGATATCGCAGCTCTGAAAAGTCCGATCTTAGCCCAGGGGAAACTAGACAAGAtacagaaaagaagaaaaaaatgagacGTGTATACGGTTATAGTATCACTAGTCATCCGTATCACCCACACAAAACCCTCCGTGCCGTTCCTTTTTATATACCTATTAGCGTGACACACATAAGTGACAGGATTGACAGCACTAGTCTGCGGGCGCTCTCTTGACAAAACAAACAGCCCAGCCAGGATTCTTGGGACTATGGAGTGCTGACCAGCGAGCAGGGAAGCGTGCCGTGCCGCCAGGGGTGCGGCAATGGTCGATAGcgtatactactagtacttgATAGACTAAATTTACATGGGGAAGAGAGGAATCAGCCCTTTTTTCCCGTCTGTTTCTTCCATACTGtattcttttgtttcttacAGAGGAGGGGTGCCAAAGAGATTGGAGCGGGCTGTCATCCAAGCTCTCGGATTGACGCCGGATGAGATGGAAAATAGGCCCTGGCCCTTCGGAAGTGATGTTTTCCGAGAATAAGGGCCCTTCCCCTTGCTTAACTGATGTGTGTGACACGACGTACACGAACAACACCAGTGTCACGAGCACACACACAGAGTAGACGAATAGGGAAATAGCATATCGGAAATGGATGGGTTACGCAAATCCGAGCTGTCGGGTTCTTTTTCGATTCCCTGAAATTAGCTGCTTGTACACAAGGGAGCGCCTCTCGGAAATGTgtcaataaaaaaaatcctgcCTGTGCTGTGCCTGGTATTACGTGAAAGGTGTGCTTCCGCTGAGGTGGTACAGgctgggggggaggggggctgagccttaaaaaaaaaaaatgagctGCTGATGGATGTTGTCATGTGGCTAGCTGTACCTGGAGATTGGTGTTGCTGTATTTGTGGCTGCTTTGCGAAATACGTCTGGAAAGCCGGACTTTTGCAGTGAGTTGGCGCTAATTCAAGACGTTTTTGGCATGGATGGATTGTTGGATGATTGATTGCCCTTATCAGTGGGaatatactactattacaTACGAGTTTTAGTGAAGCATGGCATGTGTAATTAGGTTGACATGTGTATACTCATCCCTGGAAAACGAAGACCCAGTCCAAGAGCAGAGTAGTGAGGCTTCATGGATTAGTCTCGCCCGGCACCTCTTTCAGCCCTGATTATATCTATCTGGTCGAATCAACTAATCTGAAATTTGGAATTAAACCTACCGGGCAAGTACCAGGATAGCCAGTCAGTACTGcgaaaagaagctggcatCACTTGGAGAATCTCTAGGGTAAAGGGGGGGCAAGGAGTAGCCATCAGCGCATATATACCCTCTCCTAAGCAACTTCCAAGGGCCAGTAACGGAGATATTCATTCTCGATGACACGAGACGAGCTTTCTCTTGTTAATTGCTGGGATTTACATCCAAAACATAGCACATGCGATCCCTGCTAGTATTCTAACTACATGTCGTAGGTAGTGCATAGTGCACGTAGATACCAAATCTTGCTCAATGGTGCGGAGAAGCCTGTAAACATCcagatgatggatgatgtaTAAGTAAGTGGAATTATAACAGTAATACCTGCTATATATTTGTCAGTCTCTAGAAATAGAGTGGACTTTGTAAGATAAGAATAGTTACATGTTGATATAGCTGTATTGGTAAATAGAAGAGGGAATATAGGAGAGCCACATGAAGGGGCCTCTGCCATGATCGATTCCTTCTCCAGTATGCAGCTCATTGCCGCGTATCTATTTCCAAGTTTCCGTTGTCTGCCACTTTGTAGTTTGAGAAGGGCTGTGGCTATTAAGCTGCGGTATACAGTATCACATGTACATATGTTTCAGAACTTAAGCTGTTGAAGTTTTACTAATACAGTCGTTAGCCCGACAATTGTACCGGCATAGGAGCATCAGAACCAAGCTTATTAGTGATCATGTATTTgaacatcttcttctttttgctctaGTTTGATCTTTCTCAGCTCATTGTACAAAAGTCGCGTACTTTGCTCACTAATCCAGTCTTCTGAAAGTACATGTTCAAAATCACCAAGCCATCTCAACTTGCCACTAGCGTACACACACAGCAAAAGCAAGTGCGTACAACTAGCACTAGCTTCCCTCGGGACGAAAGCGGCGCGCCTTGCCCTCGGCATCGGGTGAACTAGGACGGAGAGTCTCGGGGCCTGGTGGAGCAGCGACAGCCGGATGGAATGAGAGTTGCGCGCCGTTTGAGCAGCGACTCAGCGAGGCGCTCATATTGCTCCAGTGCTTATGGAGGGACCCTGACCAGACGGCGGAGCTGTTTGAGCCTTGTGGCACCTCAGATGAGGCTCCCCGCCCAAGAAGGATCTCCCATAAGCAGTattgagcagcagcggcaaagcGCCAGGGCTGAATTAGCATGTGCAGCACTTGtatgtggtggtggtggtacaAGTGCCGCTATTGCACTAGCAAATTGAAGCGGAGCCTGGCCCTGACAAATATACAAGTATGAGAATTGCTTACCGTGGCCGTGGAAGCGACGGGATAGATGTGACGGTGAAGGAAAGAGCATGCGGGCGCTAGTGAATCCAGAGCAGTGGAATCTGTCGTTGATTAGTGACAGCATGTCGTGACGGCTCTGCGCGAGCAGCGTACGGTGTGTGATAACGAGGCCGTGGAGTTGGGACTACCCAACAGCCTGGGTGCCCGGCGTCGAGTGGTGATTTCTGATGAGGGCATGCAAGGGCTGCAAAGACCAAGACGCCGGGGTGTAGAGCACGGAGCAGGCCAGAGCAGCTGTTCAAATGACCAAATGGCCAAGTGACGAACAAGGGCAACGAGGGCCTCAGAAGATGGTACCGACGAGGGTGGGATTGACGCGGTCCCGTGCGCTTGGGGCTCGCGGCGTCCGCAGACTTTGGGACCGGGCTACCGGATTTTGCAGCGTCAGTCCTCTAGGTAGCAAGGCGTGTGAGGCGCAATAAAGGCCAAACAGCGGCGGATGGGCGTTGGTGATGTCGCCGAGGGCTTGGGTCAGGCAACGCAGGCGGCGATGGCCTCTGCATCTAGGGCCGGTGGCTGCCGCTTGTTAGACGCGATCCTTGCAGCGGGCGTGccgagtgtgtgtgtgctccGTTGCACCAGGACGGCGACAAACATCGGCGACATACTGTAAACATCATCTACAAGTGCTGCACACTGACGGCGGCAATGTGCGCAGGGAGCTCCAAGGCCGGTCGTTGTATTAGAGCCCGGAGCGTGGGTTGTGCCAAGTCCACGACAGGGCTTTGTCATAATGCGACGCAACCACTCTGCGGCTGCATTGCTGCGACGCATGCATGTTTCTTGCGTGCAGCTCTAGCTTGCGCCGTACCTGCAGCCGCTGTCCTTGTGATCACATTCATGCATACATACGCATACGGTACGGCGCACACCCAGATAGAGTACATATGTACGTGCAGTAGGTATTATATGCATGGGCTGCTATATCGGGCAGGTTGGTGGGGGATGGCTGAAAAGAAATTGAACCGCAATCTCAGAGCATCGCAGTTGGGGGCGGAATATCTGCCTGTTGCATCTATCAAAGATATTGTTGGCTCCCCTGGGCCCGACCGCCTGGTGCGCGGTGAAGCGTTGCATGCATGAATCTGCTGCGGCTGACATTTCCAGATGGACGGGGGTGTGGGCATGGTGGTCGGGCATCACGACGTCTTTCATGTTGTCTGTCCGTCGCGGCCTGAATAACGCAACGCTATCACCAAGTCTTCCGCAAAGAATCGACTACAGACATGCCAGCAAACGGTGTGTTGTATCGACTGAGAGGTGTCGCACTTGGTAGTGGAATGGCCCTATGCGACCGGCGACTTATACAACATGCTGCTCCGGACTGATGTAGGACAACTGCCAGCCATGTCTCGGACTTACGATCTCTGGCTTTCGGACACAGATTCGGGCTCCAGTCGTTCGGCGACGGTCAAGCACATACAGTAGGCCATTCTGCTTCGAGATGTTGTGATGCCAAAATGCGTTGCCATGCAGCGACCAACGCCGCTTGACAGGTgtggtgtgtgtgtgctgcGGCACCCTGGCACACGTCTAATTTGCTGAGATTGCGGCTGCAAGATGCCTGTACGGCTGATCTGCCcaggctgcagcagaggcacCGCAGGGCCGAGTTAAGTGCGTGTGGGAGGCCAATAGGAGGCCCCTTTGAATGCTTGCTTGCATCCTCCTCGCAGATTTGGCAGTCTTGACAGGATGACTGGTTGCATCCCGAAGGCCTTgggcaaaggcaaaaacGTGGGGCCGTGAGATCTCCGAAACGCTGCGAATATGACAATAGCACTACCAGAGGGCGTCGGGATTTTACAGATGCTCGGACGACTTTGTCCCGCCCATTACTCAGTTCCGCCAACTCGAACATATTTTGACTTTGGCAGCGCAAGCCATGGTTCCTGAGAGGCGTTGAGGGGATCTCGACGGCAGCGAATGAGCGATcgcccaagccaagccacAGAGCCCCAGTACCCCTGCACGGCTGGACGCCACCGCCTAAGCGATAAGGCTAGGCCAGAAGCGCCCTCTATCACAGCATCGTCTCTGGGGCTCGCTTGAGGGAAAAGCAGCATTGGCATTGAGGGGGGCAGTGAGgggagatgaggagaagcaaATAGGCAAACAGGCAAATGAAGCCACCTGGAGGACGGGCAGCCGCTGATTGGCCCCCCGGCTGTGTGAAGCTGCGTGAGGAGCAGATCCTCCCCTCGTCCGCCGGCAGCATCGATCGGTCTGGAGCCTCAGCCTCGGGGTGCCCCGATCGGCAGCTGGACCACGATTGCGACGGAGATACCGTCGactgagctgagctgcccTGTGCCAATAGTGTGGGAGCCTCGCGCGTGTATGCATATTCGATTATATTAGCTGAGTGCTGGATTCGGCCTGTTTTTGCGCCATCTGCGTGTGCATGATATGGCGAGGGCTCAATGTTATTTCAAAGATATTTGCTTGATGCAGCAGACCGGCATCAAACAGGCTGGATTCGGGCATCTGCCTACATGGTATTTGCTGTGCTCTGAAAGACGCCGTACGGCACTGTAGCACCACTTACACACAAACCCGAGACAACCCCGTCCTTACACGTATCGTGCAATACTGCCCCCCCTCCGCAGCAAACAGCTTGAAACCGTGTGCATTAGCGTATCCAGATGTTAATAAACGGGTTCAGAGACACTACGCTGCGCTAGTGCGAGGCAGTTGCGGCAAGAGCAAGGCAAATACCTATTGGTCAGGAACCGAACATGTTTGCCAAGATGCACCACATTATTTAGTGGGATATAGTTAGCATGTAGTTTATAAGTGCTAGTAGTTTATATGTAGTCGAGCAAGACGGATGCTCAGTACTAAGTGGTACTATGGCTTGAGCATGGCAACAGATTGCGCGATATGACTAAACACCAGCACCTCGCTAAAACCACCAAGCACAAACTCGTGGAATCCCGCCACGATGGACTCATAATCGTGACCCGTGGCGGCCAATGACATTCGCATTCTCACCAGCTCCATTCGCAACACTCACTCACTGTATAGCCGTGCCGTGCCTGCCCCGCCGTCTGCAATCAATCGTGCAGCTGACCGCCAAACACCTCCACCGGCGAGGGAAAAAGCAATTCTCGTCACAGATAGCGCTGCAAGATCCACGCCAGTGCCTGAGCGATCGCTCCAGGGCGCGGCACGCCAGAGGGGCACTAGCAGCTTTTGACTTTCACGATGCCGCTACCAGCATTCGTCGCAGCGTTCGTGCCTGAGCCGTCCGCAGCCAAGGCATCCCTTGCATGGCCTTCACTGCACCACTGCCAACAGCGTCGCATCGCTCTCTCGAGACCTCGCTGAGGAGTGCGCGCGCGCGGATTGACTCCAGCCGCTGAAATGACTGCCTGCCAGGTCGCTGCATGGCTACATGGACAGGTGCCAGTGCTAGCTCGAGTTCTGGATGCGGCTCCCTGTGTGCTGACTGCGAGGATGCTGTCGTCTCGATGCTGTAATCCAAGGGCAGAACCAAGTCGCACGGCGGGCGTCGTCCTGCACAGGCTCAAGGGCAGCAGCTAGACGCAGCCTGTCAACCCGAGGGCCGGCATGACGTCTACCATACAGAGAACAGCAGCCCAGCACAAGGTTTTGACGCGGACTGGGTGCCCTAGCAGTGCTGGCGACCAGGGTCTATCAGCCCACGATTACGAGGTGGTGGCCTTGGAGGGCTTGGCTTGGACCCCAACGTGGTTCAGTTGGAGACTAGGACGCAGTGCAGGGCGACTTGTTTCGTTTGGTTTGGATCGCCCCAATCAAAGGACGACGCTACGGCTGAAGCAGACGTCAATgtgcacacacacacacgtaTCTCGACGTGTTGACTGCCATCATGCTGCCTCTTGGCTTTGGGACGGGTTGGAAGAGGACTCGGCTCACGATAACACTCGAGATGCCATGACACAACACTGGACAAGCCACTCGCTCTAGATCCAGGGCTTGGCGGTGCCAAGTCTCGAGCAGAGAGTTATCGGCACAGCCATCGGCTCCAAGGTTCACGGACAAGACGGGTCTCAGTTGGAGTCATCACCACGGCTAGTCTCGCTCTCGCAGTTGCAGTGTGGAGAAGCCAAGGTGCTGTAAGGCCAAGCACGAGCTCTGCTCAGCAGCCACCGAAAGATACCTCCAGTCTCTGCAGGCACGAGACGAGAGCCAGCCAAAGCCACCGCCCGGTCCAGGCTCCATCCGATACCCATGCGAGGCACATGGACTTTAGCCCACCCCGGCAATTCACACGCCCGCCAGGCATCTGCACGCCCACTCGCTCCGACGCCCACGCCTCCGCATCATGATCGATTTACACATATATGTACCAAGCCGTCTCCTCTCGGCACTCCGGAAGCAAGCTTTCGTGCATCACATTGCTGACCCTCCAACTCGGGCTCTTGAAGGCTTCAAAGAGACTCGATCGGCAACGTTTCGGGTACATCTACACTCTAGACGAATCACCCGCCTCTGATTGTCTGTTTCGCCACCTCCTGCACTTGTGTGTGCCCGGATACGCCATCATACGCACGACTACATCATACACATCACCTCCTCACCTCCCTCTACACTTTATTGGCCCGATCGTTCCGTCTTAGCTGCATGAACGATTGAGTTTGCCATTTGACCAGCATATATATTATCAACACCATTGCCAGTTATTTTTCATCTATACCCAATCGACTTACACCCGCCCACTCACAACGCTCATACTCACTCACCCGCTCACTCATACCCACATCGACACACCAAAGCACCTATACAACAGCCGCTGCAATCATGCCTATCTTCAGTGGCCTTGGCCAGCGACGAGGGTCCAAACCCCGAGAACTGCACATCCGAAAAATCTCATTTTCTGGCTGCTCGCTTTCTTCAGCTTCCGACCGATCATTCTCTTCAGACTCATCAACATCCACTATCCGCGCGCATTCGCCTCGCCTGGCGACCAGCACCGGCACTACTTCCAGCTTTGATGGACTCTCCATTCACTCTACTTTCCAACCTCCCAAGAGGCTGCACGACCGGCCATTTATCCTGTCTGATCGGCAACACTTTGAGTCAGCGCCCACATTTTACGACAGCGAAGATGCCGAGAGCAGCGACCTTGAAGCCTCTGAGAGAGACTTTGATGGTGAGGATGAGGACCAGACACAGTTCACCATGGAGCTACCTCATGCAAGCCCTGTGAGCAGCCATGACTATGAGGCTGCAGATGAGCCACAGGATTACTTCTTCATGCACATCACAAGCAGACCGAAGCCAGCAAACCAGTCTCGCTGGTCTGATTCTACCATTGCATCAACCATCGCCTCACTGGATGACCTCACTCCCGTGTCAAGCATGTCCGAGCCTACTTCAGCGGCTATTGCCGAtgccgaagaggctgaagctgctggcgcATCTACCCCTAGCACCCTGGCCTCATCCGCTTCCGTCCCCAAGAGGCCAACATATAAGCCTGTCGACAGCTTTGAGGACTACATCAGGCGTGGGGGCTGGAAGCGAAGAGGTATCGTCTTCAATAGCGAAGACATGGACTCTTTCGAAGCCCGATGATGCATCGGCATGAAAGCGCTCTACAACATTACAACCACCATCCCCTATCAGTATTTATTTTCAGTTCGTGGCATATATTTTTATCATTACAAGCGTTTTAACTCGAAAATTCAGCGTCTGCACTTAAGCATCCTATGCACACAAAGACCTCGGAGTCTACAAtatcttgtctttttttttttttttttttttttttttttctttttttctttttttcttttttctatctTGGTTTTGGCTTTCATGGGAGGGAATACTATGGATTTTGGCACAGCCTCGGATATGGCTGCACACTAAAGAGAATCGACGTTTGCATCACTGCATTTTCATATCAACGTCTGATGTTTGGGACTTTGGAACGAGGCAACGGCCGGGAAGGAACTTGATTGAATTGGATACCCGAGGGGGGTGGACCCAACAACACCACGACTACTACACAATATGTCTATCATTTGAATTTTTTTATGTTCAATCTTCTTTTGTCTGCACTCTCATAGCTTAGCTACTACATACTTTACTCACAAGGGCACTAGTCCCTGAAAACTATTGCTCCAAGACTTGATCAATACAAGAGCATAAACAACCAACGTCATTGATGCCCGCTTCCGATGTGACTTTTGAGAAAATTTTTCGCTTCCGTCTCTTCTCGTTCTTAGCTCGGCACTCGGTTTGGCTGCCGCAGCACGCACACAATGCTTGGCCCTTCCAGCTGGACAGGGTATACATCGTCATTGCTCCCCACCTCGACTCTGGGCAACGGCATACCGGCACGCCGGCAATAGAGTCAGTGTGCTGTGTTGTGCGtaaaagaaggggaaaaaaggtACTACGAATTGGTGGGCCATGCAACATGCCCCTGGCTAGTCTATTAGCATTGCTACAGTACTTtactgatttttttttttcagccctCCACCTttgaatttttcttcttccctttgaATAGACATCGTGACCTTGGCAAGGCTCGGCAACACCGCCCCatgtgcaaaaaaaaaagggaccaGACCAGGAAAATGTTAGTATGGGTGGATGCGGCCGATGCCCCGGCTATGGCGGTGCTGCTATTAATAACAAGGGAGGGGGGTAGGGGAGTTTTTAGACATTTGGATACGAAACACGAACAAGAGcgtattagtagtagtatgtagtTGAAAGGAAGCTTATCAGCGGcattgcttttgttttttgtctttgttttATAATGTTATGTATATTACGTTTTTTTAGGTAAGTAAGTTGTGGATTGTGTAAGTGATATTGGGTTTTGGGATTTCAAGTAAAGTTACGTGTAAGTGCTCGTATGCAAAGCGATTTAAGCCTTTTGGATTGTCCAATGCGGAAACAATGAGTGGTTGAAGCGTAAGTTTGCAGCTTGTGGTATTTAAGAATCAACGATGGCGTCTGAGTGTTTTGTGCGGAGTAAGTTTTGAGGAGGGGGCATGGAGCGGCGAAACCAGATTACGAGGTGACAGCTCTCTCCAATTCCCCGTGGCTGAGATAAGGCTGAGGGGATGAAAATACTCCGTATCCAGTGGTGtggtacaagtatgtatgtaacTGAGCTTTGGTGAGATTGAAGCttattgcagcagcagaataAGCAAGATCGGTGGAActccttcctttttttcctccttcttcttttcagggGGGGGGCAGCCGTGTAATTGGGATGGCAGCATTGGGGGTTACATTGTTGTTAGCTGAAGCGTATGCGTTGGGCGATGCCGAGTTGCGACTTTGCACCCCGGCTAGACGAATCtagatcttttttttccttttccttccttttgaCAACTAGAGATCTGGAGATGGGGGCATAGAAGCTAGCAGGTCCACGAAATTAGTACTTCCCGTCTAGAAGGGAAGCAAAAACacagcaaaagcaaaaaaaaaaaatcggtCGATAAAATTTTCTAGTGTCGGCATTGCCAGAGCTTTGACGCTCAGTAGTCCAGTCTATGGCTAGCTAGCCCAGCTAGACCCCCAAGCTATCCAAAGCTTCAATTAAAAACTTGTGCTGCTAGCCAACAGGCCAGCTGGCCAATCCGAGCGCACTGACAGCAAAGTTGGGGGGATTTAGCCAATCTGCCGGTACcgccgctttttttttttttttttttctttttttttgttgttgttcgCTTCATTTCGAAGAATCTGCCCCAAAACAGAGCTGGTGAGCATGATGTAAGACCCAGGACCCTGCAGAGCCCCCAGCATGCAGCATGGGGGGTGCTGCTGACCCCCTGTCAGATCCACGTGGGGTGGGAGAAAGAAGGATTCCAGTGGGATGGTATCAAAACAGAACCCCCCCGTAATAACAGCACTGACAGAAATCAAAATGGATTGTTGGGATTTGGGTGAGACGCGCTGGAATGGCAGGAAATAGAATATTCTACGCGTAACATCACCGGGATGCAGACAACTCCATGCAAAAATACAGCTGAGGAATGGGACGTGAGGCGGTGAACATACAAGCATGTACTATAATCTGGTTAGGGGGACGGACTTTGCCGTGATAAAAGTAGGGCTGAGGATGGATCGTGTTTCGAGGCCAAAAGAGGCGGTGTTTTTTTGCTCGTTTTCGGATCAAACGATTTTCATCTCATGTTTGGGAACTGCGATGGATCTGCCCTTGTTGGAGCTAGAGTGCGTGCATTGACCTGTTGGTGGGCATTGAGCTTGTTAGTCGAGGGCCTAGCAGGAAGCGAAGCGATATTGAAGCTGTCAAGTGCTGGCCTATCGCTGTGCATACTAGAGCGGCTGCTAGAGACGCAGGGAGCAATTAGGCGAGAGTGAAGGCATAGCGGTGTGATTTGTATCTACGTCA contains the following coding sequences:
- the COX16 gene encoding Cytochrome oxidase assembly (BUSCO:EOG092D4HJN~TransMembrane:1 (o31-55i)), coding for MGTFQNKTFRSSADAGKIGMKYRALMAKHPFLAFGLPFIAVIVAGSFVLTPATAIRYEKHDRRVRQMTKEEELNVRRGARKVDMKEEYYRLAGRDLDNWEQQRVKRLPGENDGIL
- a CDS encoding uncharacterized protein (TransMembrane:1 (o30-51i)) codes for the protein MSNGGQASLQIDRLATESLVEARAQLKPSFLASTHHIFILIFSFCSFSFLFSGRLSAQPYSIICFYVTIKSKPQALPLLLLLVTTNPKEAKPFRDRICVCKDQLGSEKRSHTSTY
- a CDS encoding uncharacterized protein (EggNog:ENOG41) produces the protein MPIFSGLGQRRGSKPRELHIRKISFSGCSLSSASDRSFSSDSSTSTIRAHSPRLATSTGTTSSFDGLSIHSTFQPPKRLHDRPFILSDRQHFESAPTFYDSEDAESSDLEASERDFDGEDEDQTQFTMELPHASPVSSHDYEAADEPQDYFFMHITSRPKPANQSRWSDSTIASTIASLDDLTPVSSMSEPTSAAIADAEEAEAAGASTPSTLASSASVPKRPTYKPVDSFEDYIRRGGWKRRGIVFNSEDMDSFEAR